A region from the uncultured Stenotrophomonas sp. genome encodes:
- the arsH gene encoding Arsenical resistance protein ArsH 1 yields the protein MSESRLDLPNIDTALFQQPDTEHLFAPARATHAPRFLLLYGSLRERSFSRLAAEEAARILRALGGETRLFNPSGLPLVDDAPGDHPKVKELHELVQWAEGMVWSSPERHGAMTGLMKTQIDWIPLSVGAVRPTQGKTLAVMQVSGGSQSFNAVNQMRVLGRWMRMLTIPNQSSVAKAYQEFDEAGRMKPSAYYDRVVDVMEELMKFTLLTRDAAPYLVDRYSERKESAEALSKRMKQGSI from the coding sequence GTGTCTGAATCCCGTCTCGACCTGCCGAACATCGACACGGCGCTGTTCCAGCAACCGGACACCGAACACCTGTTCGCGCCGGCACGGGCCACGCACGCGCCGCGCTTCCTGCTGCTCTATGGTTCGCTGCGCGAACGCTCGTTCAGCCGCCTCGCAGCCGAAGAAGCCGCCCGCATCTTGCGGGCGCTGGGCGGCGAGACCCGATTGTTCAATCCGTCCGGGCTGCCTCTGGTGGACGATGCGCCGGGCGATCACCCGAAGGTCAAGGAACTGCACGAACTGGTGCAATGGGCCGAGGGCATGGTGTGGAGTTCGCCGGAGCGCCACGGCGCGATGACCGGCCTGATGAAGACCCAAATCGACTGGATTCCGCTGTCGGTCGGCGCGGTGCGCCCGACCCAGGGCAAGACGCTGGCGGTGATGCAGGTATCGGGCGGCTCGCAGTCGTTCAACGCCGTCAACCAGATGCGCGTGCTGGGCCGCTGGATGCGGATGCTGACCATCCCGAACCAGTCCTCGGTCGCCAAGGCGTACCAGGAGTTCGACGAGGCCGGACGCATGAAGCCCTCGGCCTACTACGACCGCGTGGTGGACGTGATGGAAGAACTGATGAAGTTCACGCTGCTCACGCGCGACGCGGCCCCGTATCTGGTGGATCGGTACAGCGAGCGCAAGGAAAGCGCCGAGGCGTTGTCCAAGCGCATGAAACAGGGGTCGATTTGA
- a CDS encoding Low molecular weight phosphotyrosine protein phosphatase, producing MTTYNALFICTGNSARSILAEGLLNELGQGRFHAYSAGSHPKGEVHPLALATLERLRLPTSGYRSKSWDEFVKPDAPVFDFIFTVCDNAAGEACPLWPGKPVSAHWGVPDPAAVEGTDEQQRKAFFDAAITLRRRIELFLSLPLQRLDAMSLQRELRDIGRQ from the coding sequence ATGACCACCTACAACGCCTTGTTCATCTGCACGGGCAACTCTGCCCGCTCCATCCTTGCCGAAGGCTTGCTCAACGAGCTAGGCCAAGGTCGCTTCCATGCCTATTCCGCCGGCAGTCACCCAAAGGGCGAGGTGCACCCGCTGGCGCTTGCCACGCTGGAGCGGCTGCGCCTGCCGACAAGCGGCTACCGCAGCAAGAGCTGGGACGAGTTCGTGAAGCCCGACGCGCCGGTGTTCGACTTCATCTTCACCGTCTGCGACAACGCCGCCGGCGAGGCGTGTCCGCTGTGGCCGGGCAAGCCCGTGTCGGCCCATTGGGGCGTGCCTGATCCGGCCGCGGTCGAAGGCACCGATGAGCAGCAGCGCAAAGCGTTCTTCGATGCGGCGATCACGCTGCGTCGGCGCATCGAGCTGTTCCTGTCGCTGCCATTGCAGCGTCTCGATGCCATGTCGTTGCAGCGCGAGCTGCGCGACATTGGCCGCCAGTGA
- a CDS encoding Chromate transporter, chromate ion transporter (CHR) family, with product MPEPAIAERDSAWRVFLVFLRLGLTSFGGPIAHLGYFRTEFVERRRWLDDRSYADLVALCQFLPGPASSQVGMALGLGRAGGWGALAAWVGFTLPSAFALILFAYGISEYHGLAEAGWVHGLKVVAVAVVAQAVWGMAKTLCPDRTRAALAILAALLTLLLPSAWMQVVAIAMTGLIGCWWLQLPPLPAAHLTSYAVSRRTGAMALGLLAALLLGLPLWAASSGSTMAALIDGFFRAGALVFGGGHVVLPLLQAATDSTGAVGNADFLAGYGAAQAVPGPLFTFTAYLGTVADWPLHGWIGGLVLLVVIFVPAFLVLIGTLPFWQRLRHRHGIQAAMAGINAGVVGILLSALYDPVWTSAIHGRTDFALALAAFGLLVYGRLPPVLVVVLAAVAGQILSA from the coding sequence ATGCCAGAGCCGGCCATCGCAGAGCGCGACAGCGCCTGGCGCGTTTTTCTGGTGTTCCTGCGGCTGGGGCTGACCTCCTTCGGCGGGCCGATCGCGCACTTGGGCTACTTCCGCACGGAGTTCGTCGAGCGCCGCCGCTGGCTGGATGATCGCAGCTACGCCGATCTGGTCGCGCTGTGCCAGTTCCTGCCGGGGCCGGCCAGCAGCCAGGTCGGCATGGCGCTTGGCTTGGGCCGTGCTGGTGGGTGGGGTGCACTGGCGGCTTGGGTCGGATTCACGCTGCCCTCGGCGTTCGCGCTGATCCTGTTCGCCTACGGCATCTCCGAATACCACGGGCTCGCCGAAGCCGGCTGGGTGCATGGCTTGAAGGTTGTGGCCGTCGCCGTGGTGGCGCAAGCGGTGTGGGGCATGGCGAAAACGTTGTGCCCCGACCGGACCCGCGCCGCGCTGGCGATCCTGGCAGCGTTGCTGACGCTACTGCTGCCGTCTGCCTGGATGCAAGTCGTGGCCATCGCCATGACGGGCCTGATCGGCTGCTGGTGGCTGCAACTGCCGCCGCTTCCGGCAGCGCATCTGACCTCATATGCGGTGTCGCGGCGTACTGGCGCGATGGCGTTGGGCTTGCTGGCCGCGTTGCTGCTCGGTCTGCCGCTGTGGGCGGCGTCCAGCGGCTCGACGATGGCTGCGCTGATCGACGGCTTCTTCCGCGCCGGCGCGCTGGTGTTCGGTGGCGGCCATGTTGTGTTGCCGCTGTTGCAAGCAGCGACCGACTCGACCGGCGCAGTCGGCAATGCCGATTTCCTGGCCGGCTACGGTGCCGCGCAGGCCGTACCGGGGCCGCTGTTCACCTTCACGGCCTATCTCGGCACGGTGGCCGACTGGCCCTTGCACGGCTGGATTGGTGGGCTGGTGCTGCTGGTCGTGATCTTCGTGCCGGCCTTCCTCGTGCTGATCGGCACGCTACCGTTCTGGCAGCGGCTGCGCCACCGCCACGGCATCCAAGCTGCAATGGCGGGCATTAACGCGGGCGTGGTCGGCATCCTGCTGTCCGCGCTCTACGACCCGGTATGGACGAGCGCCATCCACGGACGCACCGATTTCGCTCTGGCCTTGGCCGCCTTCGGTCTGCTGGTCTATGGACGCTTGCCGCCGGTGCTGGTGGTCGTGCTGGCCGCCGTAGCGGGGCAAATCCTGTCTGCCTGA
- a CDS encoding conserved membrane hypothetical protein (Evidence 4 : Homologs of previously reported genes of unknown function), with product MTATDTAGPAPATSAMSGFERYLTVWVAVCIVAGIALGQFAPGVFQAIGRMEIAQVNLPVGALIWVMIVPMLLKVDFGALGQVKQHWRGIGVTLFVNWAVKPFSMALLAWIFIRQVFADWLPDDQLDSYIAGLILLAAAPCTAMVFVWSRLTGGDPVFTLSQVALNDTIMVFAFAPIVGLLLGLSAITVPWDTLLVSVVLYIVIPVILAQLWRRALLRRGQAVFDRTLERIGPLSIAALLLTLVLLFAFQGEAILRQPLVIAMLAVPILIQVFFNSGLAYWLNRKVGEKHSIAGPSALIGASNFFELAVAAAISLFGFHSGAALATVVGVLIEVPVMLLVVRVVNRSRGWYERRAIPS from the coding sequence ATGACCGCAACCGATACCGCCGGCCCCGCGCCGGCAACCTCCGCCATGAGCGGCTTCGAGCGTTACCTGACGGTGTGGGTGGCGGTGTGCATCGTTGCCGGCATCGCGCTCGGCCAGTTCGCGCCGGGGGTGTTCCAGGCCATCGGCCGCATGGAGATCGCCCAGGTCAACCTGCCGGTCGGCGCGCTGATCTGGGTGATGATCGTGCCGATGCTACTGAAAGTGGACTTCGGCGCGCTCGGCCAGGTCAAGCAGCACTGGCGCGGCATCGGCGTCACGTTGTTCGTGAACTGGGCGGTCAAGCCGTTCTCGATGGCGCTGCTGGCGTGGATCTTCATTCGTCAGGTCTTTGCCGACTGGCTGCCGGATGACCAGCTCGACAGCTATATCGCCGGCCTGATCCTGCTGGCCGCTGCCCCATGTACCGCAATGGTGTTCGTCTGGAGCCGGCTGACCGGCGGCGATCCGGTGTTCACGCTCTCACAGGTGGCCTTGAACGACACCATCATGGTGTTTGCCTTCGCGCCGATCGTCGGCCTGCTGCTGGGCCTGTCGGCCATTACGGTGCCGTGGGACACGCTGCTGGTATCGGTGGTGCTCTACATCGTCATCCCGGTCATCCTCGCGCAGCTCTGGCGTCGTGCGCTGCTGCGCCGGGGCCAAGCCGTGTTCGATCGGACACTGGAACGCATCGGCCCGTTGTCGATCGCGGCGCTGCTGCTGACGCTGGTGTTGCTGTTCGCGTTCCAGGGCGAAGCCATCCTGCGTCAGCCTCTGGTGATCGCAATGCTGGCCGTGCCGATCCTCATCCAGGTGTTCTTCAACTCGGGCTTGGCGTACTGGCTCAACCGCAAGGTAGGCGAGAAGCACAGCATCGCCGGCCCCTCGGCACTGATCGGCGCATCCAATTTCTTCGAGCTGGCCGTGGCTGCCGCCATCAGCCTATTCGGCTTCCATTCCGGCGCAGCACTCGCAACAGTGGTCGGCGTGCTCATCGAGGTGCCGGTGATGCTGCTGGTGGTGCGCGTTGTTAACCGCTCGCGTGGCTGGTACGAACGCCGCGCGATCCCTTCATAA
- a CDS encoding conserved hypothetical protein (Evidence 4 : Homologs of previously reported genes of unknown function), giving the protein MNDKSHVSLEQHVCLVCGTRFDTGAILLDRRLRASMERHTATGWGLCPEHQKLSDDGFVALVECDPQRSGSPAGGGRVKPEQAYRTGRLAHLKREAFAQVFNVPIAADQPCVFVEPGVIEQLQTMTAT; this is encoded by the coding sequence ATGAACGACAAATCGCACGTTTCGCTTGAACAACACGTTTGCCTTGTCTGCGGTACTCGCTTCGACACCGGCGCCATCCTGCTGGATCGCCGCCTGCGCGCGAGCATGGAGCGCCACACGGCAACCGGCTGGGGCTTGTGCCCCGAACATCAGAAGCTGTCCGACGATGGCTTTGTCGCCCTGGTCGAGTGTGACCCGCAGCGCAGCGGCTCGCCAGCGGGCGGTGGCCGCGTGAAGCCCGAACAGGCGTACCGGACGGGCCGCCTGGCGCACCTCAAGCGCGAAGCCTTCGCACAGGTGTTCAACGTGCCGATCGCGGCCGACCAACCGTGCGTCTTCGTCGAACCCGGCGTAATCGAGCAGTTGCAGACGATGACGGCGACCTGA
- a CDS encoding hypothetical protein (Evidence 5 : No homology to any previously reported sequences): MPAFGKRSAQARINEPGRRRQPSKARERWKPGWGKTRAARLDAQHDSTTAARRDAMSLCVLLACTLIQ; encoded by the coding sequence ATGCCCGCATTCGGCAAGCGGAGCGCGCAGGCCCGGATCAACGAGCCGGGCCGGAGGCGTCAGCCGAGCAAGGCGAGGGAACGATGGAAGCCCGGATGGGGCAAGACTCGCGCAGCGAGGCTCGATGCGCAGCACGACAGCACGACGGCGGCACGCCGGGACGCCATGAGCCTCTGTGTGTTACTCGCTTGCACATTGATTCAATAA
- a CDS encoding Site-specific recombinase, phage integrase family, whose protein sequence is MAKIKLTKTAVESAQPQAKDIELRDTVVPGFLCKITPKGRRVFMLQYRTNSGQPRKPSLGLFGELTVEQARVMAQDWLAEVRRGGDPGGAKAEARKAPTVEALCKKFMEDYSKKRNKPSTQRGYQAVIDRCIVPLIGRKKVQDVKRPDIAGLMEKLAYKPAEANNAFGVLRKMFNLAEVWGYRPDGTNPCRHVPMYPPGEETRLIVDDELALIFRHLEKLEAEGLENYVIPLAIRLQFEFAGRRSEICTLEWAWVDLENRRVVWPDSKTGGLSKPMSAEAYRLLSTAPRREGCPYVLPSPNDPTKHLTFGEHYGGWCRVLKAAGVPHVGTHGIRHRSTTDIANSGVPTKVGMKLTGHKTVAMFMHYVHTEDKPVRDAAELVASRRQAITGARQLQEAIA, encoded by the coding sequence ATGGCAAAGATCAAGCTCACCAAGACCGCCGTAGAGTCAGCGCAACCCCAGGCCAAGGACATCGAACTACGGGATACCGTGGTGCCGGGCTTCCTGTGCAAGATTACCCCGAAGGGCCGCCGGGTGTTCATGCTCCAGTACCGCACGAACTCCGGGCAGCCCCGCAAGCCCTCGCTGGGCCTGTTCGGGGAACTGACCGTGGAGCAGGCCCGCGTCATGGCGCAGGACTGGCTGGCCGAGGTTCGCCGAGGCGGCGACCCCGGCGGCGCCAAGGCCGAGGCGCGCAAGGCGCCCACGGTCGAAGCGCTGTGCAAGAAGTTCATGGAGGACTACTCCAAGAAGCGCAACAAGCCGAGCACGCAGCGCGGCTATCAGGCCGTCATCGACCGCTGCATTGTCCCGCTGATCGGCCGCAAGAAGGTGCAGGACGTGAAGCGGCCCGACATTGCCGGGCTGATGGAGAAGCTGGCCTACAAGCCGGCCGAGGCGAACAACGCCTTCGGCGTGCTGCGCAAGATGTTCAACCTGGCCGAAGTGTGGGGCTACCGCCCGGACGGCACGAACCCGTGCCGCCATGTCCCGATGTACCCGCCCGGCGAGGAAACCCGGCTCATCGTGGACGACGAGCTGGCGCTGATCTTCCGCCATCTGGAGAAGCTGGAGGCGGAAGGGCTGGAGAACTACGTCATCCCGCTGGCGATCCGCCTGCAATTCGAGTTCGCCGGCCGTCGCTCCGAAATCTGCACGCTCGAATGGGCTTGGGTCGATCTGGAGAACCGGCGCGTGGTCTGGCCCGACAGCAAGACCGGCGGCCTTTCCAAGCCCATGAGCGCGGAAGCCTATCGGCTGCTTTCGACGGCACCGCGCCGGGAGGGCTGCCCCTACGTCCTGCCGTCACCCAACGACCCGACCAAGCACCTGACCTTTGGCGAGCACTACGGCGGCTGGTGCCGGGTGCTCAAGGCCGCCGGCGTCCCGCACGTCGGCACGCACGGCATCCGCCACCGCTCCACGACTGACATTGCCAATTCGGGCGTGCCGACCAAGGTAGGCATGAAGCTGACGGGCCACAAGACCGTGGCGATGTTCATGCATTACGTCCACACCGAAGACAAGCCGGTGCGTGATGCGGCCGAACTGGTGGCGAGCCGCCGCCAGGCCATCACGGGCGCGCGGCAGCTCCAGGAGGCCATCGCATGA
- a CDS encoding conserved hypothetical protein (Evidence 4 : Homologs of previously reported genes of unknown function) → MLYYRIMNEDQAVSALGALAHTQRLRVFRALVVAGPEGLTPSVLADQLDVARNSLSFHLKELAHAGLVTIEQQGRNLIYRADFARMNGLLGYMTEHCCQGGVCEVSDTTTPCDC, encoded by the coding sequence ATGTTGTATTATCGAATCATGAATGAAGATCAAGCCGTTTCCGCCCTCGGCGCCTTGGCTCACACCCAGCGGCTGCGCGTATTCCGCGCCCTGGTGGTCGCCGGCCCCGAAGGACTGACGCCCAGCGTCCTTGCCGACCAGCTCGACGTGGCCCGTAACTCCCTGTCCTTCCACTTGAAGGAATTGGCCCATGCCGGCCTCGTCACCATCGAGCAGCAGGGCCGCAATCTGATCTACCGCGCCGACTTCGCCCGGATGAACGGTTTGCTCGGCTACATGACCGAGCACTGCTGCCAAGGCGGTGTCTGCGAGGTTTCCGACACGACCACCCCCTGCGACTGCTGA
- a CDS encoding conserved hypothetical protein (Evidence 4 : Homologs of previously reported genes of unknown function), with the protein MSQLSIPSFDSPLMLRDSHGRYRQASADQILEAARQVIDQKMQRGDEFTSPAAVKDYLRAKLAGFEHEVFAVLFLDTRHRLIDYAEMFRGAIDSAEVHPREVVKEALRLNAAAVIISHNHPSGNPEPSAADRAMTSQLRQALALVDVRTLDHIIVAGGTTTSFAERGLI; encoded by the coding sequence ATGTCGCAACTGTCCATTCCTTCCTTCGATTCCCCGCTGATGCTGCGTGACTCGCACGGGCGCTACCGTCAGGCATCGGCCGACCAGATTCTCGAAGCCGCGCGCCAGGTCATCGACCAGAAGATGCAGCGCGGTGACGAGTTCACTTCGCCGGCGGCGGTCAAGGACTACTTGCGCGCCAAGCTGGCCGGTTTCGAGCACGAAGTCTTCGCGGTGCTGTTCCTCGATACGCGCCATCGGCTGATCGACTATGCCGAGATGTTCCGCGGCGCGATCGACAGCGCGGAGGTTCATCCGCGCGAAGTGGTCAAGGAGGCGCTGCGGCTCAACGCGGCGGCGGTCATCATTTCGCACAATCACCCGAGCGGGAACCCCGAGCCGAGCGCGGCCGACAGGGCAATGACCTCGCAGCTTCGGCAGGCGTTGGCGCTGGTGGACGTTCGCACGTTGGATCACATCATCGTGGCGGGCGGCACCACCACGTCTTTCGCCGAACGTGGCTTGATCTGA
- a CDS encoding conserved hypothetical protein (Evidence 4 : Homologs of previously reported genes of unknown function), whose product MNRLKASVPAPAAPSALLGDIRALIEAARKRAASTVNSELTMLYWRIGQRIRSQVLDGRRGAYGKEVLPNLAAQLVKEYGGSFAEQNLRRMVQFAATFPDERILVSLIRELSWTHFIALMPLKDPLQRDYYAQMASTQRWSVRTLRERIDSMLYERTALSQKPDETIAQELATLRDAQRMSPALVMRDPYILDFLGLRDTWQEGDLEAAIIREMESFLLELGAGFSFVARQKRIPIDDEDFHLDLLFYNRKLRRLVAVELKIGEFKAAYKGQMELYLRWLDKHEREQEEASPLGIILCTGKKREQIELLELDKSGIHVAEYLTSLPPRAVLGEKLQQATERARLQIEQRKQDTE is encoded by the coding sequence ATGAACAGGCTCAAGGCATCCGTTCCTGCGCCAGCAGCGCCTTCGGCGCTGCTGGGCGACATTCGGGCACTGATCGAGGCGGCGCGCAAGCGCGCCGCCTCGACGGTGAATAGCGAGCTGACGATGCTCTATTGGCGCATCGGCCAGCGCATCCGGTCGCAGGTCTTGGACGGGCGCAGGGGTGCCTATGGCAAGGAAGTCCTGCCGAACCTGGCGGCGCAGTTGGTGAAGGAATACGGCGGCAGCTTTGCCGAGCAGAACCTGCGCCGGATGGTGCAGTTCGCTGCCACCTTCCCCGACGAGCGAATTCTCGTATCACTGATACGAGAATTGAGCTGGACGCACTTCATCGCCCTGATGCCGCTGAAAGACCCGCTCCAGCGGGACTACTACGCGCAGATGGCCAGCACCCAACGCTGGAGCGTGCGGACGCTGCGCGAGCGCATCGACTCGATGCTGTACGAGCGCACGGCGCTGTCCCAAAAGCCAGACGAGACGATCGCGCAGGAGCTGGCGACCTTGCGTGATGCGCAGCGCATGTCGCCGGCCTTGGTCATGCGCGACCCGTACATCCTCGACTTCCTGGGCCTGCGGGACACTTGGCAGGAAGGCGACTTGGAAGCAGCGATCATCCGCGAAATGGAGTCCTTCTTGCTGGAGCTGGGCGCGGGTTTCAGCTTCGTGGCCCGGCAAAAACGCATCCCGATCGACGACGAGGATTTCCACCTTGACCTGTTGTTCTACAACCGCAAGCTGCGGCGGTTGGTGGCGGTGGAGTTGAAGATCGGCGAGTTCAAGGCGGCCTACAAGGGACAGATGGAACTTTATCTGCGCTGGCTCGACAAGCATGAACGCGAGCAGGAAGAAGCCTCGCCCTTGGGGATCATCCTATGCACGGGCAAGAAGCGCGAGCAGATCGAACTGCTGGAACTGGACAAGTCGGGCATCCATGTTGCCGAGTACCTGACCAGCTTGCCGCCGCGTGCGGTGCTGGGCGAGAAGTTGCAGCAGGCGACCGAGCGAGCGCGCTTGCAGATTGAGCAGCGCAAGCAGGACACCGAGTAG
- the arsC gene encoding arsenate reductase (Evidence 2a : Function of homologous gene experimentally demonstrated in an other organism; PubMedId : 7721697; Product type e : enzyme): MSTITIYHNPACGTSRNVLGLIRNSGEEPTIIEYLKTPPDRDTLQALIAAMGVPVRAVLREKGTPYAELELGNPKWSDDDLIGFMLQHPILINRPIVVTPLGTKLCRPSEAVLDLLPQPQRGAFNKEDGEPVVDQDGRRV; this comes from the coding sequence ATGAGCACCATCACGATCTACCACAACCCCGCCTGCGGCACCTCGCGCAACGTGCTCGGACTGATCCGCAACAGCGGCGAAGAACCGACCATCATCGAGTACCTGAAAACGCCGCCCGACCGCGACACGCTCCAGGCGTTGATCGCCGCAATGGGCGTGCCGGTGCGCGCTGTGCTGCGCGAGAAAGGCACACCCTATGCCGAACTTGAACTGGGCAATCCGAAGTGGAGCGATGACGACCTGATCGGTTTCATGCTCCAGCATCCCATTCTCATCAACCGGCCAATCGTGGTCACGCCGCTGGGCACGAAACTGTGTCGGCCCTCGGAAGCCGTGCTCGATCTGCTGCCGCAGCCGCAGCGCGGCGCGTTCAACAAGGAAGACGGCGAGCCGGTGGTCGATCAGGACGGCCGCCGTGTCTGA